The DNA sequence TTGGCGTCGGGGTCGCCCGGCAGCGGGGAGCCGGGCAGCTCGTTGCGGGGCGCCTCGCCGGGCCCGGGCACGGTCACGCGGTCCGCGTCCCGCACCGCGCCGCCGAGCAGCGAGCCGACGAGCAGCGTCAGACCGACGACGACGGTGCCGACGAGCCCGCCCCTGCGCAGCACCCGGCGGCGCAGCTCCCACAGCGCGGCGCGCGGCCCGAGGGTGCGCCAGGCCTCCCCGGCGAGCCGGGCGTCGACGGAGTAGACCGGGGCGCCCGCGATGATGAGCGGCGACCAAGCGGCGAGGTAGATGATGTCGGGCGCGTCGTACGCCGGGACGGTCTTCCAGCTGACCGTCACGAGGAGCGCGATCGAAAGGAGCATCCCCACCCCGGCGGCGACCCGCTGCCAGAGCCCGAGAACGGTGAGCACGCCCACGATCACCTGCAGGAAGGCGATGACGAGGCCCGCGCCCACGGGGTGCTGGAGCGCCCAGTCCCGCAGCGGCTCGGCGAGCGCCCAGGGGTGCAGCGAATTCAGCCACTTGACCATGGAGCCGCGCTCGCCGCCGTCGAAGTAGACGGGGTCGCAGAGCTTGCCCATGCCCGCGTAGATGGAGATGAAGCCGAGGAAGACGCGCAGCGGGAGCAGCACCACGCCGAGGTTGAGGCGGCGCCCCGGGTAGTAGGCGTGGCGCACCCCGCCCGGCGGCCTGCCGGTCCTGCGCTCCTCCGCCGCGTCGTCGAGCCCGGCCTCGTCCCCGTAGCCGTCGTCGTACGGCTCCTCGACGCGGTGCTCGTCGTCGGCGCTGCCCGGCATCCGCATCTGCGGCAGGAGCCGGGTGGGGCCGTGGTCGCCGCCGCGCGCGCCGATGCCGACGGCGGGGGTCTGCACGGTGTCGCCGTACGGATCGCCGACGTCGACGCGCGGGATGACCTGCGTGGCACCGGCGTCGTCGAAGTGCGGATCGCCGCCGGCCGCCGCGTCCGCCGAACGGCGCACCCCGCTGCCGCGCACGGCCTGCAGCAGTCCGCCCGCGCCGGGGTCACCCGGCTCGGACTTCCCGCTCCAGACGACCGGCGCGCGCCGGCGCGCGGCGCCGCTCGAAGCGCCCACCGCGGGCATGCGCACGGTGTCCTCGGCAGCGCTCAAGTGGCGGGCGACGCGCGGCGATTGGGTCCGCCCGGCCGGGGGCAGCTGGACGCGGAAGCTCGCGTGATTGACGATGACCTGCGCGGGGTCGCAGGGCACCTTCACCATGCTCAGCGCGGGAGCGTCGTCGAACCCTGACGAGCGTCCCCCCGTGGGTGTGCGGGGTGTTCTGGTGTCCACACTCATCTAACCGAGTGACGCGAGGTTTGGACACTGCCTTGACCGCCCGGATCTGTCCGGACCCCGTCAAACCCCGACTTTCCCCGCCCCCGGCGGGGTCGTGGCTCAGCCCCTGCGGCGGGCCGCCTCGTAGAGCACCACGCCCGCGGCGACACCGGCGTTCAGGGACTCGGCCCCGCCCGGCATGGGGATGCGCACGCGGAAGTCGCAGGTCTCGCCCACGAGCCGGGAGAGCCCCTTGCCCTCGCTGCCGATGACGATGACGACAGGGCCTTCGAGGGCTTCGAGGTCCCCGATCTCGCGGTCCCCGTCGGCGGCCAGGCCGACGACCACGATGCCCGCCTTCTGGTACGCCTCCAGGGCCCGCGTCAGGTTGGTGGCCCGCGCCACCGGCGTGCGCGCGGCCGTACCGGCGGACGTCTTCCACGCGCCCGCCGTCATCCCGGCGGCGCGCCGCTCGGGCACGACGACCCCGTGGCCGCCGAAGGCGGCCACGGACCGCACCACGGCGCCCAGGTTCCGCGGGTCCGTCACGCCGTCGAGCGCCACGATCAGCGGGTCCGCGCCCTCGTCGTACGCGGCCGCGGCGAGGTCCTCCGGGTGCGCGTACTCGTACGGCGGCACCTGGAGCACGAGGCCCTGGTGGTTGAGGCCGTTGGTCATGCGGTCCAGCTCGGGCCGCGGGGCCTCCATCAGGTGGATGTTGCCGCGCTCACCGGCGAGCCGCAGCGCGTCACGGACGCGCTCGTCGTTGTCGATGAACTGCTGTACGTACAGCGTGGTCGCGGGCACGCCGTCGCGCAGCGCCTCGAACACCGGGTTGCGCCCGACGACCATCTCGGACGTGCCCTTGGGGCCACCGCGGCGCTGCTGCGGGCGGCCCTGCGCGCGCCGCGCCTGGGCCTGCGCGATGCGCTGCTTGGCGTGCCCCTTGCGCATCTCGGCGGGCGGCGTCGGCCCCTTGCCTTCGAGGGCCCGGCGCCGCTTTCCGCCGCTGCCGACCTGCGCGCCCTTCTTGCCGGACATGCGGCGGTTGTTAGCGGCCATGACCTACCCGTCTGTGTGAAGCGTGGCCGCGTGCGCGAGTGAACGCACGCGGCGTGAATCCGAAGTCGTACTGATGTCGTACATGCAGTGTGCCGCCCAGCGGGCCGGGCGGCACATCAGCGGGTCCCGGCTAGCGCGACCCGAGCGTCCAGCGCGGCCCCGAGGGGCCGTCCTCGATGGCGAGGCCCGCCTGGGCGAGCTGGTCGCGGATGGCGTCGGCGGTGGC is a window from the Streptomyces spectabilis genome containing:
- a CDS encoding DoxX family protein; amino-acid sequence: MDTRTPRTPTGGRSSGFDDAPALSMVKVPCDPAQVIVNHASFRVQLPPAGRTQSPRVARHLSAAEDTVRMPAVGASSGAARRRAPVVWSGKSEPGDPGAGGLLQAVRGSGVRRSADAAAGGDPHFDDAGATQVIPRVDVGDPYGDTVQTPAVGIGARGGDHGPTRLLPQMRMPGSADDEHRVEEPYDDGYGDEAGLDDAAEERRTGRPPGGVRHAYYPGRRLNLGVVLLPLRVFLGFISIYAGMGKLCDPVYFDGGERGSMVKWLNSLHPWALAEPLRDWALQHPVGAGLVIAFLQVIVGVLTVLGLWQRVAAGVGMLLSIALLVTVSWKTVPAYDAPDIIYLAAWSPLIIAGAPVYSVDARLAGEAWRTLGPRAALWELRRRVLRRGGLVGTVVVGLTLLVGSLLGGAVRDADRVTVPGPGEAPRNELPGSPLPGDPDAKRERRGGASSPSASAGAPTQGSTASPTQGGATGTPDAAPETGSVSGTGSQPSATQGTGEQAPAQQQPAPTQERPPAASSGPTSSGGTTGGGTTGGTTGGSGGSTGGSSSGGSGGRPGLLGGVLG
- the rlmB gene encoding 23S rRNA (guanosine(2251)-2'-O)-methyltransferase RlmB, whose amino-acid sequence is MAANNRRMSGKKGAQVGSGGKRRRALEGKGPTPPAEMRKGHAKQRIAQAQARRAQGRPQQRRGGPKGTSEMVVGRNPVFEALRDGVPATTLYVQQFIDNDERVRDALRLAGERGNIHLMEAPRPELDRMTNGLNHQGLVLQVPPYEYAHPEDLAAAAYDEGADPLIVALDGVTDPRNLGAVVRSVAAFGGHGVVVPERRAAGMTAGAWKTSAGTAARTPVARATNLTRALEAYQKAGIVVVGLAADGDREIGDLEALEGPVVIVIGSEGKGLSRLVGETCDFRVRIPMPGGAESLNAGVAAGVVLYEAARRRG